One genomic window of Prinia subflava isolate CZ2003 ecotype Zambia chromosome 27, Cam_Psub_1.2, whole genome shotgun sequence includes the following:
- the LOC134562420 gene encoding olfactory receptor 14A16-like: MIPACQCLLSTVHDAQSEEMSNSSSISHFLLLPLAHTQQLQLLHFCLFLGISLAALLANGLIISAVACGHLLHSPMFFFLLNLALSDLGSILTTVPKAMHNSLWDTRNISYEGCAAQVFLLIFFLGTQYFLLTIMCYDRYVSIYKPLHYGTLLGSRACAHMAAAAWASAFLYALLHTANTFSLPLCHGNALGQFFCEISHILKLSCSKSYLREFVITVVSASLIFGCFVFIVFSYVQIFRAVLRIPSEQGQHKAFSTCLPHLAVLSLFLSTGTFAYLKPPSISSPSLDLSVSVLYSVVPPSLNPLMYSLRNQELKAAVWTLITGRFQKH; encoded by the coding sequence ATGATCCCAGCTTGTCAATGTCTTCTTTCAACAGTCCATGATGCCCAGAGTGAAgaaatgtccaacagcagctccatcagccacttcctcctgctgccattggcacacacgcagcagctgcagctcctgcacttctgcctcttcctgggcatctccctggctgccctcctggccaacggcctcatcatcagcgccgtagcctgcggccacctcctgcacagccccatgttcttcttcctgctcaacctggccctcagcgacctgggctccatcctcaccactgtccccaaagccatgcacaattccctctgggacaccaggaacatctcCTATGAAGGATGTGCTGCTCAGGTGTTTCTGCTTATCTTCTTTCTGGGAACTCAGTATTTCCTCCTGACCATCATGTGCTACGACCGCTATGTGTCCATCTAcaaacccctgcactacgggaccctcctgggcagcagagcttgtgcccacatggcagcagctgcctgggccagtgcctttctctatgctctgctgcacacagccaatacattttccctgcctctgtgccatggcaatgccctgggccagttcttctgtgaaatctcacacatcctcaagctctcctgctccaaatcctacCTCAGGGAATTTGTGATTACTGTAGTTTCTGCCTCCTTAATATTTggctgttttgtgttcattgttttctcctatgtgcagatcttcagggctgtgctgaggatcccctctgagcagggacagcacaaagccttttccacctgcctccctcacctggctgtgctctccctgTTTCTCAGCACTGGCACATTTGCCTACCTGAAGcctccctccatctcctccccatccctggatctgtCAGTGTCAGTTCTGTACTCGGTGGTGCCTCCATCCCTGAACCCCCTCATgtacagcctgaggaaccaggagctcaaggctgcagtgtggacaCTGATCACTGGACGATTTCAGAAACATTAA